A region of the Andrena cerasifolii isolate SP2316 chromosome 15, iyAndCera1_principal, whole genome shotgun sequence genome:
AGAAAACACCTACCTATAGTTGAAAATCGAAATACGTATTTACTCAGGTGCTTGCAAAGTTAGTGTAGATAAATCATAAAACACACCTGGTGTGGTTCTAGAACTGGCAAAATGTCCCTTATGCTTGCCAATGGAGGTGGTAGTAGTTGACCAAGAGCCATTACGCTTACTAGCGAAACTCCTTCGTCTGTAGTCCAGTTAGCCATAACGGTAGCGGCGATGCCCCTCAGTAGAACTGAACAGTAGGCCAGAGCTGGTCTGTACCAAGCCGTTAACTCCAACAGTGTCCACAACAGTGGAACGTCTCTGAATGTTCTACGGATTTGCAAGTCCCTTTCTATAGTGACCTGCAACAGTAATTAAAGTAGCACCAAAGGTCTTGTTAATATTGTCGCTTAAACATACTTTGGTGAACTCTTCGTCAGGCCATGGCAATCCATTGTACATAACGTCGGGCGAGACCAGTTCGACTAACAGCAAACTGCCCATCGTCAAAGCATCCAGGTTCACGGGATATCGTTCTGACTCCCGATTGCTGCAGCAAGCCTGCAACATTCGAGTATTCAGTAAACAGTCAAGCCTAAAATCCAGTTCAGTTAAAAGTTTCGTACCTTTATTACATCCATCAGCAGCATTTTGTTCAGAGCGATTATTTCTTTGTCGATTGTATTTTCAGGTGGTGGTCGACGCGGGCCGTGCCCAATCACTCCAGCGTGAAACACGGAAGAATGTTTCTGAGCTAGCATAGTGCTGGTGACCTAAGTAGAAAATAACTTTTGTGATTTTTTGTCGCAAGTATTCTTCCCCTCGACATCTGCACTGGTCCGCAGCGTTCGCACCTGTTTGTGATTTTGATGTAGGAGCAACATTTCTTCAAATTTCGGATCAAACTTCTCCTTTGCCCCAAAATACTTGGCAGAATCATTGTTAATGCTGTACCCCAAGATTTCCCTCAGTGCCAAGACTCTAGCGCAAGGCGAGTAAGAAGTAAAGGCTTTCAGTAGGTGACAAACTATCTTCATTCCCCGCAGTTTCTTCGTAATATCTGAAACACGCATATTCGTTAAGAGATATGTATATTGTGGCGTTTATGGATAGGAAAACACGAAAAACCCATATGATTACCCTCTTCCGCCATGCACAAAAAGAAGTATCGAATCACTGCCCTCGTTAGCTTCAAAGTCAGCTCCACGTTGGGTATAAAGTTATCTTGCTCGGGTCCACTGAATAGATCCAACATTCTCACCATATCATTCGCTAGATCAAAGTCGCTTGTCTTGGACAGCAAACAGGAGATCTGTTGTAAATTGGACTTTATGGCTTGCGTTATCATCTTGGATCGAAAGATAGATGCTTTCCTAGACTTTTCCCACCTGCGTAAACATCGGCGGAATGTTACTCGGATTTCTTACACAAGTCTAACGATAGAATTTCTTTAAGAAGCTCACTTTAATAGTATCGTAAGATTTTGAAAGAGCTGCCTCCTCTCTTGCTTCTCCataacatttttgtaatttatttctctAAGCGCTTGTTCTAATACTTGCGTAAAGTAGCCATGGCTAGCCAACATACTTTCGGTTTCGGACTTGTTGGAAGAGAAAAGCACAACGTTATTGGAAACAAGGCGTATTAAAGCAGCAAGGTGGAATGTTGTTACGGCTTTGACCAGCATGTACGACGCTGCAGATATTAATATGTT
Encoded here:
- the Omd gene encoding integrator complex subunit 5 omd isoform X3, with amino-acid sequence MEIQKPGLRSFLHGHWNYWWMSCRATRTLIDITAQCLQCLMHSDTESCIKALLDTSVLHSPHFDWVVAHVGSCFPNTVITRVLSCGLKDFCAMGYEHNIKNPKLNSVVGILGHLAGSHFQDIRAALLDLFKWSLDEDMSIDEDTKKQKLATVPFLLNLASLSQTLLKAITSDVLQTLKPDIIPRLALFASDWCKYFDDQPEALIDLTVHLILGCEQGASQIMNILLDTALNTSNVGYHSVNAAHSVKNVCNEILELALQEIDLLLRTHGPQSANITLLGSIRHELPLILPLLLKENPLRVQTAVRLLCFLGSQSPNILISAASYMLVKAVTTFHLAALIRLVSNNVVLFSSNKSETESMLASHGYFTQVLEQALREINYKNVMEKQERRQLFQNLTILLKWEKSRKASIFRSKMITQAIKSNLQQISCLLSKTSDFDLANDMVRMLDLFSGPEQDNFIPNVELTLKLTRAVIRYFFLCMAEEDITKKLRGMKIVCHLLKAFTSYSPCARVLALREILGYSINNDSAKYFGAKEKFDPKFEEMLLLHQNHKQVTSTMLAQKHSSVFHAGVIGHGPRRPPPENTIDKEIIALNKMLLMDVIKACCSNRESERYPVNLDALTMGSLLLVELVSPDVMYNGLPWPDEEFTKVTIERDLQIRRTFRDVPLLWTLLELTAWYRPALAYCSVLLRGIAATVMANWTTDEGVSLVSVMALGQLLPPPLASIRDILPVLEPHQISTIMKECVWAYMRENVPSPALFTRSEGVNIAWRDTDTSTPNIRFTETLRLVLLANIHRLGPLYATLFYNENK
- the Omd gene encoding integrator complex subunit 5 omd isoform X2, producing the protein MVIGIIGYTFICKLSSDYAKRGNLPGKAGINDFLQQWMSCRATRTLIDITAQCLQCLMHSDTESCIKALLDTSVLHSPHFDWVVAHVGSCFPNTVITRVLSCGLKDFCAMGYEHNIKNPKLNSVVGILGHLAGSHFQDIRAALLDLFKWSLDEDMSIDEDTKKQKLATVPFLLNLASLSQTLLKAITSDVLQTLKPDIIPRLALFASDWCKYFDDQPEALIDLTVHLILGCEQGASQIMNILLDTALNTSNVGYHSVNAAHSVKNVCNEILELALQEIDLLLRTHGPQSANITLLGSIRHELPLILPLLLKENPLRVQTAVRLLCFLGSQSPNILISAASYMLVKAVTTFHLAALIRLVSNNVVLFSSNKSETESMLASHGYFTQVLEQALREINYKNVMEKQERRQLFQNLTILLKWEKSRKASIFRSKMITQAIKSNLQQISCLLSKTSDFDLANDMVRMLDLFSGPEQDNFIPNVELTLKLTRAVIRYFFLCMAEEDITKKLRGMKIVCHLLKAFTSYSPCARVLALREILGYSINNDSAKYFGAKEKFDPKFEEMLLLHQNHKQVTSTMLAQKHSSVFHAGVIGHGPRRPPPENTIDKEIIALNKMLLMDVIKACCSNRESERYPVNLDALTMGSLLLVELVSPDVMYNGLPWPDEEFTKVTIERDLQIRRTFRDVPLLWTLLELTAWYRPALAYCSVLLRGIAATVMANWTTDEGVSLVSVMALGQLLPPPLASIRDILPVLEPHQISTIMKECVWAYMRENVPSPALFTRSEGVNIAWRDTDTSTPNIRFTETLRLVLLANIHRLGPLYATLFYNENK